From the Microbacterium sp. W4I4 genome, one window contains:
- a CDS encoding hydroxyacid dehydrogenase — protein MTAPSLVAVVPEQLFAEFFSADHEARLERAAARLGGALLRVDRLHDAAVLGEVRVVITSWGIPPFDAATLAQLPHLELVAHTGASVKAFVTDELFDRGVSVTQAGAGMARPVGEVSLAFTLALLHRIPAMHNALRGGGWYEATIGGQREILDAPIAVIGASRTGRAYLELIRALGARPLLVDPTVSADDAAALGAELVGLDEALQRALIVALHAPTLPGTRHMIGARELALMPDGAGMVNTARSWLIDEAALLAELRSGRLCAAIDVFDEEPLGHDSPFRTLPNVLVTPHRAAGTHEGRLRQGGVVVGELERLLAGEPLQHAITREQLASMA, from the coding sequence ATGACTGCCCCGAGCCTCGTGGCGGTCGTGCCCGAGCAGCTCTTCGCGGAGTTCTTCTCGGCCGACCATGAGGCTCGGCTGGAGCGGGCCGCAGCGCGGCTGGGCGGTGCTCTCCTGCGGGTCGACCGGTTGCACGACGCGGCCGTGCTCGGCGAGGTGCGCGTCGTCATCACCAGCTGGGGCATTCCGCCGTTCGACGCAGCGACCCTGGCGCAGCTGCCGCACCTCGAGCTGGTGGCGCACACCGGCGCGTCGGTGAAGGCGTTCGTGACCGACGAGCTGTTCGACCGGGGTGTGAGCGTCACCCAAGCAGGAGCGGGGATGGCGCGTCCGGTCGGCGAGGTGTCGCTCGCTTTCACGCTCGCGCTGCTGCACCGCATCCCGGCGATGCACAACGCGCTGCGCGGCGGCGGCTGGTACGAAGCGACCATCGGCGGGCAGCGCGAGATCCTGGATGCGCCGATTGCCGTCATCGGCGCATCACGCACCGGCCGCGCCTACCTCGAGCTCATCCGCGCACTCGGGGCTCGGCCACTGCTGGTCGATCCCACCGTCTCGGCTGACGATGCCGCAGCCCTCGGAGCGGAGCTCGTCGGGTTGGACGAGGCCCTGCAGCGCGCGCTGATCGTAGCGCTGCACGCCCCGACCCTTCCCGGGACCCGGCACATGATCGGCGCGCGCGAGCTGGCGCTGATGCCCGATGGCGCGGGGATGGTCAACACGGCGCGGTCCTGGCTGATCGATGAGGCGGCCCTGCTCGCCGAACTGCGCAGCGGCCGGCTCTGCGCCGCGATCGACGTCTTCGATGAGGAGCCGCTGGGACACGACAGCCCGTTCCGAACACTGCCGAACGTGCTGGTGACCCCGCATCGCGCGGCCGGCACCCATGAGGGACGGCTTCGCCAGGGCGGCGTTGTGGTCGGCGAGCTCGAGCGGCTGCTCGCCGGGGAACCGCTGCAGCACGCGATCACCCGCGAGCAGTTGGCGTCGATGGCATGA
- a CDS encoding dihydrodipicolinate synthase family protein: MWGDVPVLRPEAAQALARGVVIPAHPLALTAARRLDERRQRALTRYYLDAGAGGIAIGVHTTQFEIRDPQHGLFEPVLALAAEEMDARADEHIVRVAGVAGGTAQAVAEAELARDLGYDTVLVSPRVPGADDRALLDRARAVGEVLPVIGFYLQAAIGGPVLDREFWREFASIPAVVAVKAAPFDRYRTLELVRGVAESGRADRIALYTGNDDAIVADLLSEFHVDSPDGPRTLRFVGGLLGQWAVGTRSAVALLADAHRAAAGDLAAYQRLGRVAADMVDVNQAVFDPRNDFHGVIAGVHEVLRQQGLLEGTWCLDPRESLSPGQADEIERVRLAHPELHDDAFIAENLETWLR; this comes from the coding sequence ATGTGGGGCGACGTGCCCGTGCTGCGCCCGGAGGCGGCGCAGGCTCTTGCTCGCGGAGTGGTGATTCCGGCGCATCCGCTCGCACTGACGGCAGCGCGCAGGCTTGACGAGCGTCGCCAGCGCGCACTGACTCGCTACTATCTGGACGCGGGGGCCGGAGGCATCGCGATCGGTGTTCACACGACGCAGTTCGAGATCCGCGATCCTCAGCACGGACTCTTCGAACCCGTGCTGGCGCTCGCCGCCGAGGAGATGGACGCCCGGGCGGATGAGCACATCGTGCGCGTCGCCGGAGTCGCCGGTGGCACAGCCCAGGCGGTCGCCGAGGCGGAGCTTGCCCGTGACCTCGGCTACGACACCGTGCTGGTCAGTCCGCGCGTGCCAGGGGCCGATGATCGCGCCCTGCTCGACCGCGCACGCGCGGTCGGCGAGGTTCTCCCCGTGATCGGCTTCTATCTGCAGGCCGCCATCGGCGGGCCGGTGCTCGATCGCGAGTTCTGGCGCGAGTTCGCGTCCATCCCCGCGGTCGTCGCAGTCAAGGCGGCCCCTTTCGATCGGTACCGCACCCTCGAGCTGGTGCGGGGTGTCGCCGAGTCCGGTCGTGCCGACCGGATCGCGCTCTACACCGGCAACGACGACGCGATCGTCGCCGACCTTCTCTCAGAGTTCCATGTGGACTCGCCCGACGGTCCCCGCACGCTGCGCTTTGTGGGCGGCCTGCTCGGGCAGTGGGCCGTCGGCACCCGTTCAGCGGTCGCGCTTCTCGCCGATGCACACCGCGCCGCCGCCGGAGATCTCGCCGCCTATCAACGGCTGGGGCGAGTCGCCGCCGACATGGTCGATGTCAACCAGGCCGTGTTCGACCCGCGCAATGACTTCCACGGCGTGATCGCGGGTGTGCACGAGGTACTGCGTCAGCAGGGTCTGCTGGAGGGCACGTGGTGTCTCGACCCGCGCGAATCGCTGTCGCCCGGTCAGGCCGACGAGATCGAGCGCGTCCGGCTCGCGCACCCCGAGCTGCACGACGACGCCTTCATCGCCGAGAACTTGGAGACGTGGCTGCGATGA
- a CDS encoding NAD(P)-dependent oxidoreductase: MTASPFVSEAELEDALTTPSAGLIEDLSTGSGDLVILGAGGKMGPTLAVLARRALDAAGRQSDVVHAVSRFGDEAIRARLENAGVRVIPFDLITNDDFSTLPDAENVIFMVGAKFGAETNASWAWEVNAALPDRVARRYRDSAISVLSTGNVYPFVPASSGGASEETHPAPIGEYAQSCLGRERVFEFGARERGTKVAIIRLNYAVDLRYGVLADISSAVHAGEPVSVATANVNVIWQGYANEVVLRSLVHASSDMFTINLTGPELLSVESIARRFGTLLGRDVELVDTPQPTALLSDARRCMALFGYPSVSAENLIQLQAAWIAAGLPMTSKPTKWAVRDGKF, translated from the coding sequence GTGACTGCGAGCCCCTTCGTGTCGGAGGCAGAACTGGAAGACGCGCTCACCACGCCGAGCGCCGGATTGATCGAGGATCTCTCGACAGGATCCGGCGACCTCGTCATCCTCGGTGCGGGCGGCAAGATGGGGCCGACCCTTGCGGTGCTGGCGCGGCGCGCGCTGGATGCTGCCGGGCGTCAGTCCGATGTGGTGCACGCGGTCTCGCGCTTCGGTGACGAGGCGATCCGCGCGCGACTCGAGAACGCCGGAGTGCGGGTGATCCCCTTCGATCTGATCACGAACGACGACTTCTCGACGCTCCCCGATGCCGAGAACGTGATCTTCATGGTCGGCGCGAAGTTCGGCGCCGAGACGAATGCCTCCTGGGCGTGGGAGGTGAATGCGGCCCTCCCCGATCGGGTGGCCCGCCGCTATCGGGACAGCGCGATCTCGGTGCTGTCGACGGGCAACGTCTACCCCTTCGTGCCGGCCTCCTCGGGCGGGGCATCGGAGGAGACGCACCCCGCACCGATCGGAGAATACGCGCAGTCCTGCCTCGGCAGAGAGCGCGTCTTCGAGTTCGGGGCACGCGAGCGCGGGACGAAAGTCGCGATCATCCGGCTGAACTACGCGGTGGACCTGCGCTACGGGGTGCTCGCCGACATCAGCAGCGCGGTGCACGCAGGCGAGCCGGTCTCGGTCGCGACCGCCAACGTGAACGTGATCTGGCAGGGGTACGCCAACGAGGTCGTCCTCCGCAGCCTCGTCCACGCCTCCTCGGACATGTTCACGATCAACCTCACCGGCCCCGAGCTGCTCAGCGTCGAGTCCATCGCGCGCCGCTTCGGCACGCTGCTCGGCCGGGATGTCGAGCTCGTCGACACGCCGCAGCCGACCGCGCTGCTCAGCGACGCGCGACGGTGCATGGCGCTCTTCGGGTACCCGTCCGTCTCGGCGGAGAACCTCATCCAGTTGCAGGCTGCATGGATCGCGGCTGGACTGCCCATGACGAGCAAGCCGACCAAGTGGGCCGTGCGGGACGGGAAGTTCTGA
- a CDS encoding ROK family transcriptional regulator, whose product MAPGHPSIAARALAQLRGAGPSTVTDLARSLDVSRTSVEKALIALEASGIVVAGPDFAAKGAGRPARSYAFHASAGSAVGIDIGIGSVRVLLADLDGRVAVQREFPGVQDHEDGAAKLAAVFDRVHETLAAAPRLASSILAAGVSLPGIVDDGGRVTASVVIPEWSGVDVGAQLTQTLGCPVSVDNGVRLAAVAEHHLGVAQFVDDLLYISVGNRIAMGLILDGEPRRGIHNAAGDIGRLAFRSIVGETGQIVWRTAPTAAEVFERAGAGDDAARAELDAFIDQLSQGIATLAMTVDPAMIVIGGGLSEAHEDLLGPLRSALQQHIDLPFRIPLVAARLGAAAAAHGALVHAFQEHSSHIYGLDGMPTPQITILDTTATVPSREDQHGL is encoded by the coding sequence ATGGCACCCGGACACCCGTCGATCGCCGCGCGCGCGCTCGCACAGCTGCGTGGCGCCGGGCCTTCCACCGTCACCGATCTCGCCCGCTCACTCGACGTGTCTCGGACCTCGGTCGAGAAGGCACTGATTGCACTCGAGGCATCCGGGATCGTCGTCGCCGGGCCGGACTTCGCTGCGAAGGGGGCCGGACGGCCGGCTAGGAGCTATGCGTTCCATGCCTCCGCAGGCTCCGCCGTCGGAATCGACATCGGCATCGGCAGCGTGCGCGTGCTGCTCGCCGATCTGGACGGGCGCGTCGCCGTGCAGCGCGAGTTCCCGGGTGTTCAGGACCATGAGGACGGTGCGGCGAAGCTGGCAGCCGTATTCGATCGTGTGCACGAGACTCTGGCAGCCGCGCCGCGTCTGGCCTCCAGCATCCTGGCGGCCGGAGTGTCGCTGCCGGGCATCGTCGATGACGGCGGGCGCGTCACGGCGTCGGTGGTGATCCCCGAGTGGTCCGGTGTCGATGTCGGCGCGCAGCTCACTCAGACTCTCGGATGCCCGGTGTCGGTCGATAATGGCGTGCGCCTCGCCGCCGTGGCCGAACACCATCTCGGCGTGGCCCAGTTCGTGGATGATCTCCTCTACATCTCGGTCGGAAATCGCATCGCGATGGGCCTGATTCTCGACGGAGAGCCGAGACGCGGCATCCATAACGCAGCCGGCGACATCGGGCGACTCGCGTTCCGCAGCATCGTCGGCGAGACCGGACAGATCGTCTGGCGCACTGCCCCCACCGCTGCGGAGGTCTTCGAACGGGCCGGAGCCGGCGACGACGCGGCACGCGCCGAGCTCGACGCCTTCATCGACCAGCTCTCCCAGGGGATCGCCACTCTGGCGATGACCGTCGACCCGGCGATGATCGTGATCGGCGGTGGGCTCTCGGAGGCTCACGAAGACCTGCTCGGTCCGCTGCGCAGCGCGCTGCAGCAGCACATCGACCTCCCCTTCCGGATTCCACTCGTCGCGGCACGGCTGGGTGCGGCCGCTGCAGCGCACGGTGCGCTCGTCCACGCCTTTCAGGAGCACTCGAGCCACATCTACGGGCTCGACGGAATGCCCACGCCTCAGATCACCATCCTCGACACCACCGCCACAGTCCCTTCCCGAGAGGATCAGCATGGACTCTGA
- a CDS encoding SGNH/GDSL hydrolase family protein codes for MDSDQPIADLTRLRTLLDSGTPLNWVLTGDSITHGLVHTQGARNYADHLHELIRGDMARVRDVVVNTAISGWRIVQLLEDFERRVATWRPDVVTLMIGTNDCSTGGVFPVIEPADFAASVTEFVTRVRDLDAIPVLQTQPPVDVRNAPERARIADFAQAVRDVAAAQDTILVDQFTRFADIGRGRVNDVPWSLMNDPFHPGAAGHAVLALGIAESLGLGSGAQSRVLAQLRAQVPMSL; via the coding sequence ATGGACTCTGATCAGCCGATCGCCGACCTGACCCGCCTGCGCACCCTTCTCGACAGCGGCACCCCGCTGAACTGGGTGCTGACCGGCGACTCGATCACCCACGGGCTCGTGCACACCCAGGGCGCGCGCAACTACGCCGACCACCTGCATGAGCTGATCCGTGGCGATATGGCCCGCGTGCGGGATGTCGTGGTCAACACCGCCATCAGCGGATGGCGGATCGTGCAGCTATTGGAGGACTTCGAGCGCCGCGTGGCGACCTGGCGACCCGACGTGGTCACCCTCATGATCGGCACGAACGACTGCTCCACGGGTGGCGTATTCCCGGTGATCGAACCGGCTGATTTCGCGGCATCCGTCACCGAGTTCGTCACGCGGGTGCGCGACCTCGACGCCATCCCGGTGCTGCAGACGCAGCCACCGGTCGATGTGCGCAACGCTCCCGAGCGCGCCCGCATCGCAGACTTCGCCCAGGCGGTCCGCGACGTCGCCGCCGCACAGGACACCATCCTCGTCGACCAGTTCACACGCTTCGCGGACATCGGCCGCGGCCGGGTGAACGACGTGCCCTGGAGCCTGATGAACGACCCCTTCCATCCGGGCGCCGCCGGCCACGCGGTGCTCGCACTGGGGATCGCAGAGTCTCTCGGCCTGGGCTCCGGCGCGCAGTCACGGGTGCTGGCTCAGTTGCGGGCGCAGGTGCCGATGTCGCTCTGA
- the gndA gene encoding NADP-dependent phosphogluconate dehydrogenase, which produces MTASAASANIGVVGLAVMGSNLARNLASREGNTVAVLNRSRAKTDELVSAHPEAGFVAAFSYEEFAASLQQPRTAIIMVKAGGPTDAVIDELVRVFEPGDIIVDGGNAYFPDTIRREKAVRETGINFVGAGISGGEEGALLGPSIMPGGSDESWVTLGPILRSIAAVAEGEPCVTHIGHDGAGHFVKMVHNGIEYADMQLIAEAYDLIRRGTGKTPAQIADIFAEWNRGELESYLIEITAEVLRQVDAATGLPLVDVIVDQAGAKGTGAWTVQTALSLGVPVSGIAEATFARSLSSHPEQRAAAGFLPGPEDAFEVEDEDAFIEDVRLALYASKIVAYSQGFDEIRAGAGEYDWQIDLGAVSKIWRGGCIIRAQFLNRIADAYAEAPELPVLLTAPYFAEALTRAQGAWRRVVIAAAEAGIPAPAFSSSLSYYDGIRADRLPAALVQGQRDFFGAHTYKRTDKPGTFHTLWSGDRTEIEAEDTH; this is translated from the coding sequence ATGACTGCATCAGCTGCATCTGCCAATATCGGAGTCGTCGGACTCGCCGTGATGGGATCGAACCTGGCCCGCAATCTTGCGTCGCGTGAGGGCAACACGGTGGCGGTGCTGAACCGCAGCCGCGCCAAGACGGATGAGCTGGTCTCAGCGCATCCGGAGGCGGGATTCGTTGCGGCGTTCTCGTACGAGGAGTTCGCCGCGAGTCTGCAGCAGCCGCGCACGGCGATCATCATGGTCAAGGCCGGTGGGCCCACGGATGCGGTGATCGATGAGCTGGTGCGGGTCTTCGAGCCGGGCGACATCATCGTCGATGGGGGCAACGCGTACTTCCCCGACACGATCCGCCGTGAGAAGGCGGTCCGTGAGACGGGCATCAACTTCGTCGGTGCGGGGATCTCCGGTGGCGAGGAGGGCGCCCTGCTCGGGCCGTCCATCATGCCGGGCGGGTCGGATGAGTCGTGGGTGACGCTCGGCCCGATCCTCCGCTCGATCGCCGCGGTCGCGGAGGGTGAGCCGTGTGTGACGCACATCGGCCACGACGGGGCCGGGCATTTCGTGAAGATGGTGCACAACGGCATCGAGTACGCCGACATGCAGCTCATCGCCGAGGCGTACGACCTGATCCGCCGCGGCACCGGCAAGACCCCGGCGCAGATCGCGGACATCTTCGCCGAGTGGAACCGTGGCGAGCTGGAGTCGTACCTGATCGAGATCACCGCCGAGGTGCTGCGTCAGGTGGACGCGGCGACCGGGCTGCCGCTGGTGGATGTCATCGTGGACCAGGCAGGTGCCAAGGGCACCGGCGCGTGGACCGTGCAGACCGCGCTGTCTTTGGGTGTTCCGGTGTCCGGGATCGCGGAGGCGACCTTCGCCCGTTCGCTGTCCTCGCACCCCGAGCAGCGCGCCGCAGCCGGGTTCCTGCCCGGACCCGAGGACGCGTTCGAAGTCGAGGACGAGGACGCGTTCATCGAGGACGTGCGCCTGGCCCTGTACGCGTCGAAGATCGTCGCCTACAGCCAGGGGTTCGATGAGATCCGTGCGGGAGCTGGCGAGTACGACTGGCAGATCGACCTCGGCGCCGTGTCGAAGATCTGGCGCGGCGGGTGCATCATCCGCGCCCAGTTCCTCAACCGCATCGCCGACGCCTACGCCGAGGCTCCCGAGCTGCCCGTGCTGCTGACCGCACCGTACTTCGCCGAGGCCCTCACCCGCGCCCAGGGCGCCTGGCGGCGCGTGGTCATCGCCGCCGCCGAAGCCGGCATCCCCGCCCCCGCGTTCAGCTCCTCGCTGTCGTACTACGACGGCATCCGCGCCGACCGCCTGCCCGCCGCTCTCGTCCAGGGCCAGCGCGACTTCTTCGGCGCGCACACCTACAAGCGCACCGACAAGCCCGGCACCTTCCACACCCTCTGGTCCGGCGACCGCACCGAGATCGAAGCCGAAGACACCCACTGA
- a CDS encoding mannitol dehydrogenase family protein, whose protein sequence is MSTAIASLSRRGVLGDTPIVAPRIVHLGLGAFHRAHQAWYTAHAADAAEWTIAAFTGRSPQAAEELRGQDGLYTLIERTAAGDRAEIMSVIVEADAADDVARLKELLAEPATALVTLTITEPAYRLNVDGTPDLTDPAVSADIEALRAGGDPGTALGRLLAGLDARRLAEAGPIAVVPCDNIPGNGPLVRAGLSGLADAVNPGLADWIRAEVSFVSTSVDRITPRTTDADRASAEALTGMRDVSPVVTEPFSDWVLSGDFPNGRPQWETAGARFVDDIEAYEQRKLWLLNGAHSLLAYAGTLRGHATVAEAMADEVCRGWVRDFWDEAVRHLPASLALDDYRSKLEERFDNGRIAHHLAQIAMEGASKLAVRIAPVLRAERAAGRDGAASLRVIAAWVQLLRSGAGVQDAKQAAIDQALRADDQERALLALLDPEIATDEIVAALRDASSLTEES, encoded by the coding sequence GTGAGCACTGCCATCGCCTCCCTCAGTCGCCGGGGCGTCCTCGGCGACACCCCGATCGTCGCGCCTCGGATCGTCCACCTGGGCCTGGGTGCGTTCCACCGCGCGCATCAGGCCTGGTACACCGCGCATGCCGCGGATGCCGCGGAGTGGACCATCGCCGCGTTCACCGGTCGCAGCCCGCAGGCGGCCGAGGAGCTGCGCGGTCAGGACGGGCTGTACACGCTCATCGAGCGCACGGCGGCGGGCGACCGCGCCGAGATCATGTCCGTGATCGTCGAGGCGGATGCCGCCGACGACGTCGCTCGGCTCAAGGAGCTGCTCGCGGAGCCTGCGACCGCACTGGTCACGCTGACCATCACCGAGCCCGCGTACCGGCTGAACGTCGACGGCACTCCCGACCTGACCGACCCTGCCGTCTCGGCCGACATCGAGGCGCTGCGTGCGGGGGGCGACCCCGGCACCGCTCTGGGTCGGCTTCTGGCCGGCCTCGACGCGCGGCGGCTCGCCGAGGCCGGCCCCATCGCGGTCGTGCCGTGCGACAACATCCCGGGCAACGGCCCGCTGGTCCGCGCCGGTCTCAGCGGCCTCGCGGACGCGGTGAATCCCGGGCTGGCGGACTGGATCCGCGCCGAGGTGTCATTCGTGTCGACCTCGGTCGACCGGATCACGCCGCGCACCACCGACGCCGACCGTGCCTCGGCCGAGGCGCTGACCGGCATGCGCGACGTCTCCCCGGTGGTCACCGAGCCGTTCTCGGACTGGGTGCTCAGCGGCGACTTCCCCAACGGGCGGCCGCAGTGGGAGACCGCGGGCGCGCGCTTCGTCGACGACATCGAGGCGTACGAGCAGCGCAAGCTGTGGCTGCTCAACGGCGCGCACAGTCTGCTGGCGTACGCGGGCACCCTGCGCGGCCACGCGACCGTCGCCGAGGCGATGGCCGATGAGGTCTGCCGCGGCTGGGTGCGCGACTTCTGGGATGAGGCCGTGCGTCACCTGCCGGCATCGCTCGCCCTGGACGACTACCGCAGCAAGCTCGAAGAGCGCTTCGACAACGGGCGCATCGCGCATCACCTCGCGCAGATCGCGATGGAGGGTGCGAGCAAGCTCGCCGTGCGGATCGCCCCGGTGCTGCGTGCGGAGCGGGCTGCGGGCCGCGATGGCGCCGCATCGCTCCGCGTCATCGCCGCGTGGGTGCAGCTGCTGCGTTCGGGGGCCGGAGTTCAGGATGCCAAGCAGGCCGCGATCGACCAGGCGCTGCGGGCGGACGACCAGGAGCGGGCGCTGCTCGCCCTGCTGGACCCCGAGATCGCCACCGATGAGATCGTCGCTGCGCTGCGCGACGCCTCGTCCCTGACGGAGGAATCATGA
- the uxaC gene encoding glucuronate isomerase produces the protein MELHSDPDRLLPVDPRTRDIARGLYESVADLPIISPHGHVDPRMLLDDEAFPNPTDLLLRYDHYVTRLLHAAGIPLNELSVPDLTGSAPTADPRSAWRRFSENWHLFAGTASGYWLQHEFTELFGITEHPSAENANAIYDQISAVLARPSFRPRALFDEFGIEFLATTDDPMDELDAHRALAADPTFRGRVAPTFRPDAYTNPANPGFVANVQRLAEWSGKPVDDYAGYITALEARRAHFVANGAVSSDHGVLQPLTVDLDASEAAGLYSRAVRGELTDAESTVFQAHMLLESARMAVQDGLVMTVHPGVFRNHSAPTFDAFGPDTGHDIPVATTYVDALRPLLQRYGNIPDFHLVLFSVDETSYSREIAPLAGFYQSLYIGAPWWFLDAPDAVLRFRAAVTETAGFYRSSGFIDDTRAFLSIPARHDMSRRLDSAFLARLVAEGRIDEPMARKIVHDLVDAQPRKVFKL, from the coding sequence ATGGAACTCCACTCCGACCCCGACCGTCTCCTCCCGGTCGACCCGCGCACGCGCGACATCGCCCGCGGACTCTACGAGAGCGTCGCCGACCTGCCGATCATCTCGCCCCATGGCCACGTCGACCCGCGGATGCTGCTCGATGACGAGGCGTTCCCGAACCCGACCGACCTGCTGCTGCGTTACGACCACTACGTGACGCGTCTGCTGCACGCCGCCGGCATCCCGCTGAACGAGCTGAGCGTCCCCGACCTCACGGGCTCCGCGCCGACCGCCGACCCGCGCTCGGCCTGGCGCCGCTTCTCGGAGAACTGGCACCTGTTCGCGGGCACCGCCTCCGGCTACTGGCTGCAGCACGAGTTCACCGAGCTGTTCGGGATCACCGAGCACCCCTCGGCGGAGAACGCCAACGCGATCTACGACCAGATCTCCGCCGTGCTCGCGCGGCCCTCGTTCCGCCCCCGCGCGCTGTTCGACGAGTTCGGCATCGAGTTCCTCGCGACCACCGACGACCCGATGGACGAGCTCGACGCGCACCGCGCGCTCGCCGCCGACCCGACATTCCGCGGCCGCGTCGCCCCGACGTTCCGCCCGGACGCGTACACGAATCCCGCCAACCCGGGCTTCGTCGCCAACGTGCAGCGACTGGCCGAGTGGAGCGGCAAGCCGGTCGACGACTACGCCGGCTACATCACCGCGCTCGAGGCGCGCCGTGCGCACTTCGTCGCCAACGGCGCGGTCTCCTCCGACCACGGCGTTCTGCAGCCGCTCACGGTCGACCTGGACGCCAGCGAGGCCGCCGGGCTCTACTCCCGCGCCGTGCGCGGTGAGTTGACGGATGCCGAGAGCACGGTCTTCCAGGCGCACATGCTGCTGGAGTCGGCCCGGATGGCGGTGCAGGACGGCCTCGTCATGACCGTGCACCCTGGCGTGTTCCGCAACCACAGCGCTCCGACGTTCGACGCGTTCGGGCCCGACACGGGACACGACATCCCGGTCGCCACGACGTACGTCGACGCGCTGCGCCCGCTGCTGCAGCGCTACGGCAACATCCCCGACTTCCACCTGGTGCTGTTCAGCGTCGACGAGACCTCGTACTCGCGGGAGATCGCCCCGCTGGCCGGATTCTACCAGAGCCTGTACATCGGCGCACCGTGGTGGTTCCTGGATGCACCGGATGCCGTGCTGCGCTTCCGCGCCGCCGTCACCGAGACCGCCGGCTTCTACCGCAGCTCGGGATTCATCGACGACACACGAGCGTTCCTCTCCATCCCCGCACGCCACGACATGTCCCGCCGTCTCGACTCGGCGTTCCTGGCCCGACTCGTGGCCGAGGGACGCATCGACGAGCCGATGGCCCGCAAGATCGTCCACGACCTCGTCGACGCCCAGCCCCGGAAGGTCTTCAAGCTGTGA